One window from the genome of Bicyclus anynana chromosome 25, ilBicAnyn1.1, whole genome shotgun sequence encodes:
- the LOC112055019 gene encoding muscle calcium channel subunit alpha-1 isoform X5 produces MNPEAGGEDAATPTTPGAGGAADAGPLVPVPVAPRKPARRGAKVQQERPKRALFCLTLKNPLRKLCIDIVEWKPFEWMILTTIFANCVALAVYTPFPASDSNYTNWVLEKIEYIFLVIFTGECVMKIIAYGFVMHQGSYLRNGWNLLDFTIVVIGMVSTVLSSIFKDAFDVKALRAFRVLRPLRLVSGVPSLQIVLNSILKAMVPLLHIALLVIFVIIIYAIIGLELFSGKMHKSCYSKSTGEIMDNPHPCDVDNGFNCSLLGEDMECREGWIGPNFGITNFDNFGLSMLTVFQCITLEGWTDVMYHIQDAMGNSWEWIYFVSMVILGAFFVMNLILGVLSGEFSKEREKAKNRGDFQKLREKQQLEEDLKGYLDWITQAEYLEPLADQHDAVDQKRDYGIEFLNQTQNEHDSTDHLGIEAPEQQKVSIGKLWKKDFDKVNRRMKRACRRAVKSQTFYWLIIVLVFLNTVVLASEHYHQPPWMDYFQEYGNAIFVALFTLEMLVKMYSLGLQGYFVSLFNRFDCFVVVGSISEMVLTKTELMPPLGISVLRCVRLLRVFKVTKYWRSLSNLVASLLNSIQSIASLLLLLFLFIMIFALLGMQVFGGKFNYDPVEEKDRHNFDCFWQALLTVFQILTGEDWNAVMYEGIKAYGGVGTFGILACIYFIILFICGNYILLNVFLAIAVDNLADAESLTNIEKEEGQAGDEQEGIEGGPEGVLAETDDEYIHDDDAYTTDNSEREYEEMGSEGDQQEEIDGEGDEGIIDEENEERLEEEQEEIESHQRNHIDGGELEEEGTLVTARPRRISELNMPNQTPPIPNASSFFIFSPTNRFRVFCYKMSASSTFGNIILVCIMLSSAMLAAEDPLDAAQKGFRNWLLSQFDIFFTGIFTLELFLKLITYGLLFHEGAFLRSAFNVLDMLVVCVSLISMSFKSGSISVVKILRVFRVLRPLRAINRAKGLKHVVQCVIVAIKTIGNILLVTSLLQFMFAVMGVQMFKGKFFRCNDISKMTKDECRGTYLVFENRNYVVRDREWKRNEFHFDNVMKGMLTLFTVSTFEGWPGLLYVSIDSNAEDRGPITNFRPIVAAYYIIYIIIIAFFMVNIFVGFVIVTFQNEGEQEYKNCELDKNQRNCIEFALKAKPIRRYIPKHRIQYKVWWFVTSQPFEYAIFVLIMINTITLAMKYHNQPPEYSKALDMLNMIFTAVFALEFIFKLAAFRFKNYFGDAWNTFDFIIVLGSIIDIVVSQVNELKNQGSGLPRAHVVKESSIPSINFFRLFRVMRLVKLLSRGEGIRTLLWTFIKSFQALPYVALLILMLFFIYAVVGMQVFGKIAIDDDTPITRNNHFQTFPQAILVLFRSATGEAWQDIMMGVSPEPDVHCDSNYEEEGEDDSGGSCGSVLAFPYFISFYVLCSFLIINLFVAVIMDNFDYLTRDWSILGPHHLDEFIRLWSEYDPDAKGRIKHLDVVTLLRKISPPLGFGKLCPHRVACKRLVSMNMPLNSDGTVLFNATLFAVVRTSLKIKTDGNIDDCNTELRAVIKKIWKRTSPKLLDQVVPPPGDPNEITVGKFYATFLIQDYFRRNHAFKKRKEQEMRQSDEQCHQMTLQAGLRTLHEAGPELKRAISGNLDVDIVGDNDVPMHRRNHSLFGGVWSSIRRHGPNRHFQRHRKHGEGPPEAVGNHLSSMMQREYGVANLPLAPNLANGQPKEQIPLRPLILNGESEKIYQVLDNQKSNYPEMLGQIGLAFGCVNYLTTPETSGTKSTSPSRQRVHPEGTEKITEKLAVPKKASPEDKTPSPGETIAPKISALLVKECTPAESRPMTLYGYNAAARLPFTFSHARERRSLRAAPRPAPAGGNAGRGVVSLPGSPRNTASVPVVGSAESLVTRVLAEQGLAEYCDPEFVRNTSREMQEALDMTQEQMDRAAHQLMIQERNLKQVQNQQPQVGDILARQHHPYHQPALPQPLKRL; encoded by the exons GCCGTTCGAATGGATGATCCTGACGACGATATTTGCTAACTGCGTGGCGCTGGCAGTCTACACGCCCTTTCCAGCAAGCGACTCCAATTATACCAACTGGGTTTTA GAAAAGATCGAGTACATATTCCTGGTGATATTCACGGGGGAGTGCGTCATGAAGATCATCGCGTATGGATTCGTCATGCACCAGGGCTCGTATCTGCGGAACGGGTGGAATCTGCTCGACTTCACTATTGTTGTTATTGG CATGGTGAGTACGGTGCTGTCGAGTATATTCAAGGATGCCTTCGACGTTAAGGCGTTGCGAGCTTTCCGAGTGCTGCGACCATTAAGGCTCGTCTCTGGAGTGCCCA GTCTACAGATCGTGTTGAACTCGATCCTGAAGGCGATGGTGCCGCTCCTACACATCGCGCTGCTGGTcatcttcgtcatcatcatctacGCCATCATTGGATTGGAGCTGTTCTCGGGGAAGATGCACAAGTCGTGCTACAGTAAATCAACAG GGGAAATAATGGATAACCCGCATCCCTGCGACGTCGACAATGGCTTCAACTGCTCTCTCCTCGGAGAAGACATGGAGTGCCGCGAGGGGTGGATCGGACCCAACTTCGGTATCACCAACTTCGATAACTTCGGGTTGTCCATGCTCACCGTCTTCCAGTGCATCACGCTTGAGGGTTGGACGGATGTTATGTACCAT ATTCAAGACGCGATGGGGAACAGTTGGGAGTGGATATATTTCGTTTCGATGGTCATATTGGGCGCCTTTTTCGTCATGAACCTTATTCTTGGTGTCCTGTCTGG AGAGTTCTCCAAAGAAAGAGAAAAGGCAAAGAACCGTGGTGACTTCCAAAAGCTACGCGAGAAGCAGCAACTAGAAGAGGACTTGAAGGGGTATCTGGACTGGATCACACAGGCTGAGTACTTGGAGCCGCTGGCCGACCAGCATGACGCTGTGGACCAAAAGAGAGATTATGGTATTG AGTTTTTAAATCAAACGCAAAACGAGCACGATTCAACGGACCACTTGGGAATAGAGGCGCCCGAGCAGCAGAAAGTATCCATAGGAAAATTATggaaaaaagattttgataag GTGAATCGTCGCATGAAGCGCGCGTGCCGACGCGCGGTGAAGTCGCAGACGTTCTACTGGCTCATCATAGTGCTGGTGTTCCTCAACACCGTGGTGCTGGCCAGCGAGCACTACCA TCAACCTCCGTGGATGGATTACTTCCAGGAGTACGGGAACGCAATATTTGTGGCGCTGTTCACTTTAGAGATGTTGGTGAAGATGTACAGCTTAGGATTACAG GGATACTTCGTGTCGCTGTTCAACCGCTTCGACTGCTTCGTGGTGGTGGGCTCCATCAGCGAGATGGTGCTGACCAAGACGGAGCTCATGCCGCCGCTCGGCATCTCCGTGCTGCGCTGCGTGCGGCTGCTGCGCGTCTTCAAAGTCACCAA GTACTGGCGATCGTTGTCTAACTTGGTAGCATCGCTGCTGAACTCGATCCAGTCCATCGCGTCCCTGTTACTGCTGCTCTTCCTTTTCATCATGATCTTCGCTCTGCTCGGCATGCAG GTATTTGGAGGCAAGTTTAACTACGACCCCGTGGAAGAGAAGGACAGACATAACTTCGATTGTTTTTGGCAGGCGCTCCTTACAGTATttcag ATACTCACAGGCGAGGACTGGAACGCAGTGATGTATGAAGGCATCAAGGCGTACGGCGGCGTAGGCACGTTTGGCATACTGGCTTGCATCTACTTCATTATCCTCTTCATTTGCGGCAACT ATATCCTCCTGAATGTGTTCTTGGCTATCGCCGTGGACAATCTAGCCGATGCTGAGTCGCTGACCAATATCGAGAAGGAAGAAGGA CAAGCTGGAGACGAACAAGAAGGTATCGAAGGAGGGCCAGAAGGTGTGCTTGCGGAAACTGATGACGAATACATTCACGATGATGATGCCTACACCACCGATAA CTCGGAAAGGGAATACGAAGAAATGGGTTCAGAGGGAGATCAACAAGAGGAGATCGATGGAGAGGGAGATGAAGGTATTATAGATGAAGAGAATGAAGAGAGACTCGAAGAGGAACAGGAAGAAATAGAGAGTCATCAAAGAAATCATATAG ATGGTGGCGAGTTAGAAGAGGAAGGAACGCTAGTTACCGCTAGACCGCGACGGATATCTGAACTGAATATGCCAAATCAGACGCCACCAATACCAAACGCTAGTAGTTTCTTCATATTCTCACCAACTAACAG GTTTCGCGTGTTCTGCTACAAGATGTCTGCGTCATCTACTTTCGGCAACATCATCTTGGTGTGCATCATGCTCTCGTCCGCCATGTTGGCTGCAGAGGACCCTTTGGATGCTGCGCAAAAGGGATTTCGAAATTGg ttGCTGAGTCAATTCGACATCTTCTTCACGGGCATCTTCACTCTGGAGCTGTTCTTGAAGCTGATCACGTACGGCCTCCTTTTCCACGAGGGCGCCTTCCTGCGTTCCGCCTTCAACGTCCTCGACATGCTCGTTGTTTGCGTCTCCCTTATTTCTATGAGCTTTAA GTCTGGAAGTATATCCGTTGTGaaaatattacgagtattcAGAGTGCTGAGGCCACTTAGGGCCATCAACAGAGCCAAGGGCCTTAAG CACGTTGTTCAGTGCGTGATCGTTGCAATCAAAACAATCGGCAACATTTTGTTGGTAACGTCCTTGCTCCAATTCATGTTCGCGGTCATGGGAGTGCAAATGTTCAAG GGTAAATTTTTTAGATGTAATGATATATCAAAAATGACAAAAGACGAGTGTCG AGGGACATATTTAGTGTTTGAAAATCGTAATTATGTAGTTAGAGATAGAGAATGGAAGAGAAATGAGTTTCATTTTGATAATGTTATGAAAGGGATGCTCACTCTCTTCACTGTATCCACTTTTGAAGGATGGCCAGg GTTATTGTACGTGTCTATAGATTCTAATGCCGAAGATCGGGGTCCCATTACTAACTTCCGTCCAATTGTTGCagcctattatattatttatattattataattgccTTCTTCATG GTAAATATATTCGTCGGTTTCGTCATAGTGACATTCCAAAATGAGGGCGAGCAAGAATATAAAAACTGTGAACTAGATAAGAACCAAAGAAATTGTATAGAATTTGCGTTAAAAGCAAAACCAATTAGAAg ATATATACCTAAGCACCGTATCCAGTACAAAGTGTGGTGGTTCGTGACGTCACAGCCGTTCGAATACGCGATATTCGTACTCATCATGATAAACACCATCACCCTCGCCATGAAGTACCACAACCAGCCGCCGGAGTACAGCAAGGCGCTGGACATGTTGAACATGATCTTTACCGCTGTATTCGCGTTAGAGTTCATTTTCAAACTTGCCGCTTTTAGATTTAAG AATTACTTCGGTGACGCGTGGAACACGTTCGACTTTATCATCGTGTTGGGAAGCATCATCGACATCGTGGTCTCACAAGTAAACGAACTTAAGAATCAG GGAAGTGGGTTGCCAAGAGCGCACGTTGTCAAG GAGAGTTCAATTCCATCTATAAACTTCTTTCGTCTCTTTCGGGTTATGAGACTAGTGAAGCTTCTTTCTCGAGGAGAAGGCATAAGAACGCTGCTCTGGACCTTCATCAAGTCCTTTCAGGCCCTGCCATATGTAGCACTTCTGATTCTGATGCTTTTCTTCATATATGCCGTGGTTGGGATGCAG GTTTTCGGGAAAATCGCAATAGACGATGACACGCCTATCACAAGAAATAATCACTTCCAAACGTTTCCACAAGCTATACTGGTGTTATTTCGTTCTGCTACCG gtGAGGCGTGGCAAGACATTATGATGGGCGTGTCACCGGAACCAGACGTACATTGTGATAGTAACTACGAAGAGGAGGGAGAGGACGATAGCGGAGGCTCGTGCGGCAGCGTTCTCGCCTTCCCCTACTTCATCTCCTTCTACGTGTTGTGTTCCTTTCTT attattaatttatttgttgccGTCATTATGGATAACTTCGACTATTTGACCAGAGACTGGTCAATATTGGGACCACACCACTTAGATGAATTTATAAG ACTTTGGAGTGAATATGATCCAGATGCTAAGGGTCGTATTAAACATTTAGATGTAGTtactttattaagaaaaattagTCCACCATTAG GATTCGGCAAGCTGTGTCCGCATCGCGTGGCTTGCAAGAGACTAGTGTCCATGAACATGCCACTCAACTCGGATGGCACTGTCCTCTTCAATGCGACGTTGTTTGCGGTCGTCCGCACATCGTTGAAGATCAAAACGGATG GTAACATTGATGATTGTAATACGGAGCTGCGAGCTGTGATAAAGAAGATCTGGAAGAGGACTTCACCCAAGTTGCTGGACCAGGTCGTACCACCTCCCGGCGATCCCAATGAGATTACCGTCGGCAAATTTTATGCGACATTCCTCATCCAAGATTACTTTAGAAG GAATCACGC GTTCAAAAAGCGTAAGGAACAGGAGATGAGGCAGAGCGACGAGCAGTGCCACCAGATGACGCTACAAGCTGGCTTGAGGACGCTGCACGAAGCCGGACCAGAGCTGAAGCGAGCCATATCTGGGAACCTGGATGTCGATATCGTTGGGGATAACGATGTACCTATGCACAGG AGAAACCATTCCCTTTTTGGCGGAGTGTGGTCCAGTATACGAAGGCACGGCCCCAACAGGCATTTTCAGAGACATCGGAAACATGGCGAAGGCCCTCCAG AAGCTGTCGGCAATCACTTGAGTTCAATGATGCAGCGTGAATACGGTGTAGCAAATCTACCTCTAGCGCCTAATTT AGCTAATGGACAGCCAAAAGAACAAATACCGCTGAGACCATTAATATTGAATGGAGAGTCAGAAAAGATTTACCAGGTGCTTGA CAACCAAAAATCGAACTACCCAGAGATGCTAGGCCAAATCGGTCTGGCATTCGGATGCGTCAACTACTTAACGACACCCGAAACGTCCGGCACAAAATCGACGTCACCATCCCGACAGAGAGTACACCCAGAAGGTACAGAGAAGATAACGGAGAAGTTGGCAGTGCCAAAGAAGGCTTCTCCAGAAGATAAGACTCCGTCGCCTGGGGAGACGATAGCGCCGAAGATATCCGCGCTGCTGGTGAAGGAGTGTACGCCGGCGGAGTCGAGGCCGATGACGTTGTACGGGTACAACGCAGCTGCGAGGCTTCCCTTCACGTTCTCCCACGCTCGGGAGCGCCGGAGCCTGCGCGCAGCGCCGCGGCCCGCGCCCGCAG GCGGTAACGCAGGGCGAGGGGTGGTGTCTCTGCCCGGCAGCCCCCGGAACACCGCGTCGGTGCCAGTGGTGGGGTCTGCTGAGAGCCTGGTCACCAGG GTGCTAGCTGAACAAGGCCTAGCGGAATACTGCGACCCGGAATTCGTGAGAAACACCTCCAGAGAAATGCAAGAGGCACTGGATATGACTCAAGAGCAAATGGATAG AGCGGCTCATCAGCTAATGATACAAGAGCGAAACTTGAAGCAAGTTCAAAACCAGCAGCCGCAAGTG GGCGATATCCTAGCCCGCCAGCACCATCCCTACCACCAGCCCGCGTTGCCGCAGCCCCTCAAGCGGTTATAG